The following are encoded together in the Bacteroidales bacterium MB20-C3-3 genome:
- a CDS encoding glycosyltransferase family 4 protein — protein MYKKLTITIWNIHILHLIKTSQGASWALNLIKEITILKPEITFSVAIPIGGIHTKEYKKICRNVYQLNYSIDVNIFNQGKKLKEIVEIDKPDIIHSWFAHTTLYARLFLRNSKTPRLFEVVGPLHLETFLYRFFDVKSAQNNDYWKATTKYTYNKYLKSGVLPQKLFLNYIWIDLDKVMEFEKSSPILNIRKQYCIPDHIKIIGTASNMYPPKLFNKKGVKNHETLLKVFKRVLEKRDDVVLIIGGKAYGENKNYEEKLKKKANKISKTKIIFTGFVPNLGRLITEFDVFVFLSLSENLGGVYESLLFKVPTVASNRGGIPELVIDNITGYTCDLNSIDKIVEKIEILLDNHEIGSHFREEGYKRVFDILDKEKSIATSIDIYYELHNDKN, from the coding sequence ATGTACAAAAAATTAACTATTACAATATGGAATATACATATACTACATCTTATCAAAACAAGTCAAGGAGCTAGTTGGGCTCTCAATTTAATAAAGGAAATTACTATTCTAAAACCTGAAATAACATTTAGTGTTGCAATTCCAATAGGTGGAATACATACTAAAGAGTATAAAAAAATTTGCAGAAATGTATATCAACTTAATTATTCTATAGATGTAAATATATTCAACCAAGGCAAAAAGCTAAAAGAAATTGTAGAAATTGATAAACCCGATATCATCCATAGCTGGTTTGCACATACAACGCTATATGCCAGGCTGTTTCTACGGAACTCTAAAACTCCACGATTGTTTGAAGTTGTAGGGCCGCTTCATCTTGAAACATTTCTTTATCGATTTTTTGATGTGAAAAGTGCTCAAAACAATGATTATTGGAAAGCTACTACAAAATACACTTACAACAAATATTTGAAAAGTGGTGTTTTACCTCAAAAACTGTTTTTAAATTATATATGGATTGATCTTGATAAGGTCATGGAGTTTGAAAAAAGTAGTCCTATTCTTAACATTAGGAAACAATACTGTATCCCAGATCACATAAAAATAATTGGCACTGCTTCAAATATGTATCCTCCAAAGTTATTTAATAAAAAAGGAGTTAAAAATCACGAAACTCTTTTAAAGGTATTTAAAAGAGTTTTAGAGAAAAGAGATGATGTTGTCTTAATTATTGGAGGTAAAGCCTATGGAGAGAATAAGAATTATGAGGAGAAACTTAAGAAGAAAGCTAATAAAATTAGTAAAACTAAGATTATATTTACAGGCTTTGTCCCTAACTTGGGGAGGTTAATTACAGAGTTTGATGTCTTTGTTTTCCTTTCTTTATCAGAAAATCTTGGAGGCGTATATGAAAGCTTACTTTTTAAAGTTCCGACTGTAGCTTCTAATAGAGGAGGAATACCTGAGTTAGTCATTGATAACATTACAGGATATACATGTGATCTAAATTCAATTGATAAAATTGTCGAAAAAATAGAAATACTTTTAGATAATCATGAAATAGGTAGTCATTTCAGAGAAGAAGGCTACAAGCGAGTATTTGATATTCTTGATAAAGAAAAATCAATTGCAACATCTATTGATATCTATTACGAACTACATAATGATAAAAACTAA
- a CDS encoding NAD/NADP octopine/nopaline dehydrogenase family protein, with translation MKTCVIGTGNGGQAIAAWLSSQGNTVSLYGRNSDTISALSSRGSIQLIGAVTGVGPLSEVTTNIHKSVSGAELIMVVTTANGHGSIAEQIAGDLTNNQIIILNPGRTGGALEFQRALEANGCKARVYVAEAQSLVYACRLVENGIVNIIGVKDKVLLSAAPASDTSFVLEKISTIYRCFCAAENVLQTSLENIGAIFHPCVLLFNAATIERNDVFWFYRDMTPEIANFIEEFDRERLAVGKAYGIDLLSVNEWISYAYPDTKGTTLCEKMRSNPAYYNIKSPSSLYTRQLTEDIPTGVLPIMELGEVAGVDVSLLRSMVDICSRLLRKDFRKEGRTLKRLGLDGLSKDDIIKRLS, from the coding sequence ATGAAAACATGTGTAATAGGTACAGGTAATGGAGGACAAGCGATTGCAGCTTGGCTTTCATCGCAGGGCAATACTGTGTCATTATATGGTCGTAATTCCGACACTATCTCGGCATTATCGTCACGTGGAAGTATTCAGTTGATTGGGGCAGTTACAGGAGTTGGTCCCCTATCAGAAGTTACTACAAATATACATAAATCGGTTTCCGGGGCAGAATTAATTATGGTAGTAACAACTGCTAATGGTCATGGTTCCATTGCTGAGCAAATAGCTGGCGATTTAACTAATAACCAGATCATTATCTTGAATCCAGGACGTACAGGTGGGGCTTTGGAATTCCAACGTGCGTTGGAGGCAAATGGGTGCAAGGCCCGTGTTTACGTGGCCGAAGCGCAATCACTGGTTTATGCATGTCGACTAGTAGAGAATGGCATAGTCAACATAATTGGAGTGAAAGACAAGGTATTACTATCTGCTGCCCCAGCTTCTGATACATCTTTTGTATTGGAAAAAATTTCTACAATATATCGATGTTTTTGTGCGGCAGAAAATGTACTTCAAACTTCTTTGGAGAATATTGGTGCGATATTTCACCCGTGTGTTCTCTTGTTCAATGCAGCTACCATTGAGCGTAACGATGTATTTTGGTTTTACAGAGACATGACTCCAGAGATTGCCAATTTCATTGAAGAATTTGATCGCGAACGCTTGGCGGTAGGAAAAGCATATGGAATAGACCTCCTTAGTGTAAACGAATGGATTAGTTATGCCTATCCAGACACAAAAGGCACAACACTTTGTGAAAAAATGCGGAGTAATCCTGCCTATTACAATATTAAGTCGCCTTCATCGTTATATACTCGTCAGTTAACAGAAGATATCCCTACTGGTGTTCTTCCTATTATGGAGCTTGGGGAAGTAGCAGGAGTTGATGTATCTCTACTCCGCTCTATGGTTGATATCTGTAGTCGTTTATTAAGAAAAGACTTTCGTAAGGAAGGGCGCACTCTCAAACGATTGGGCTTGGACGGATTGTCAAAAGATGATATTATAAAAAGACTATCCTAA
- a CDS encoding sugar transferase: protein MYNRFIKRFFDFTIAFLVIISISWILIIIAIWLYIVNKGTSVLFFQERPGKRGKMFKVIKFKSMTDERDTEGNLLPNDQRITNIGNFIRKYSIDELPQLFNVLKGDMSLIGPRPLMPRYLHLYSSEQMRRHEVRPGITGWAQVNGRNNITWTEKFKLDVWYVDHCNLWLDIKILWMTVIKVLAGNDTRYEGSSVNSEGFNGHN from the coding sequence ATGTACAACCGATTTATTAAACGTTTTTTTGATTTCACTATAGCATTCTTGGTGATTATTTCAATTAGTTGGATCCTGATAATCATAGCTATATGGCTTTATATTGTCAACAAAGGTACTAGTGTTTTATTTTTTCAGGAACGGCCAGGTAAGAGAGGAAAGATGTTTAAGGTCATTAAGTTCAAGTCTATGACCGATGAGCGAGATACCGAAGGGAACCTACTTCCCAATGATCAACGTATTACTAATATAGGAAATTTTATCCGTAAATATTCTATTGATGAACTTCCCCAATTGTTCAATGTACTCAAGGGCGACATGTCCTTAATAGGGCCACGTCCATTAATGCCTCGTTATCTACATTTATATTCTTCTGAACAGATGCGTAGACATGAAGTACGTCCAGGCATCACCGGATGGGCACAGGTTAACGGAAGAAACAATATAACGTGGACAGAGAAATTTAAGCTAGATGTATGGTATGTTGACCATTGCAACTTATGGTTAGATATTAAAATTTTGTGGATGACAGTTATAAAAGTTTTGGCAGGTAATGATACCAGGTATGAAGGTTCATCTGTCAACTCTGAGGGTTTTAATGGACACAATTGA
- a CDS encoding ATP-grasp domain-containing protein: MKILIIGGGLQGLSFASSLYNKHQISVVSDDIQTKYCRFYKKVYDTSYSNGAKLIELLNLEHYNVLIPISDISVSVISQQKTEIESRTKCKVAVPDYEKVYKVESKSRFMEFCKNNAVPHPKTLQLPLTSHSFSFPALIKPDYSVGARGITRINSIVELDEKFSAVEKRFGSCTIQEFIENTDYYYNVMLYRNPIGEFLGHTITKIVRMYPVNAGSSSCCITVENDELLDICKDCLNKLDWEGMADFDVLQRLDNGEYKIIEINARVPASLKAAEISGVNFPEIIVCDTMGLPVPSYSYKPGKIMRYLGIDIMWQLRSPRRFSTKPSWFKFFGKNIYYQDIYKADPSTWWTWFAEGLRKMRSRINNLKR; this comes from the coding sequence ATGAAGATACTCATCATAGGTGGAGGTCTCCAAGGATTGTCTTTTGCTTCTTCACTTTACAATAAGCACCAGATATCAGTAGTAAGTGATGATATTCAAACAAAATATTGTAGGTTTTATAAGAAGGTATATGACACTTCTTATAGTAACGGTGCTAAACTAATCGAGTTACTGAATTTGGAGCATTATAATGTACTTATACCGATAAGCGATATATCAGTGTCAGTAATTAGTCAGCAAAAGACTGAAATTGAGTCAAGAACAAAATGCAAGGTAGCAGTACCTGATTATGAAAAAGTATATAAGGTAGAAAGCAAAAGTCGCTTCATGGAGTTCTGCAAGAACAATGCTGTTCCACACCCAAAAACATTACAGCTTCCTTTAACTTCACATAGCTTTTCTTTCCCAGCTCTCATCAAACCCGATTATTCTGTTGGAGCTCGTGGTATTACCCGGATAAATTCCATCGTAGAACTGGATGAGAAATTTTCTGCTGTGGAAAAAAGGTTTGGATCATGTACAATCCAGGAGTTTATAGAAAATACTGATTATTACTATAATGTAATGCTTTATCGTAATCCAATAGGAGAGTTCCTAGGCCATACAATAACAAAGATTGTGCGTATGTATCCCGTGAATGCGGGGAGTAGTTCGTGTTGTATCACAGTGGAGAATGATGAGTTGTTGGACATTTGCAAGGATTGCCTGAATAAATTAGATTGGGAGGGCATGGCAGACTTTGATGTATTACAGCGTTTAGATAATGGAGAATACAAAATAATTGAAATAAATGCGCGTGTTCCAGCAAGTTTGAAGGCAGCAGAAATTAGTGGTGTAAATTTTCCAGAAATTATTGTATGTGACACAATGGGTTTACCAGTACCATCTTATTCATATAAACCTGGAAAAATTATGAGGTATTTGGGCATTGATATAATGTGGCAACTCAGATCTCCTCGCAGATTTTCGACAAAACCTAGCTGGTTTAAGTTCTTTGGAAAAAATATTTACTATCAAGACATATACAAGGCTGACCCTTCTACTTGGTGGACTTGGTTTGCTGAGGGACTTAGGAAGATGAGAAGTAGGATTAATAATTTAAAGAGATGA
- a CDS encoding transposase, with protein MARIKFYGKPELQILVSFCNPEKALETYKKRWQIETAFRALKSSGFNIEQTHLSDIERIGKLLSIVIVAFTWCYCIGIYRNEHIKKIRMLKHKRRAVSLFKYGLDLVSDYLLNPYSNRKIDIFKFLSCT; from the coding sequence ATGGCAAGAATAAAGTTCTATGGTAAACCCGAGCTACAGATACTTGTATCATTCTGCAATCCTGAAAAAGCATTGGAGACTTACAAAAAAAGATGGCAAATAGAAACGGCATTCAGAGCCCTGAAATCCAGCGGATTCAATATCGAACAGACCCATTTGAGCGACATTGAAAGGATTGGAAAGCTCCTTTCGATCGTAATTGTAGCCTTTACCTGGTGTTATTGTATTGGTATATACCGGAATGAACATATTAAAAAGATAAGAATGTTAAAACACAAACGGCGTGCAGTGAGCTTGTTTAAATATGGCCTTGACCTTGTATCTGACTATCTTTTAAACCCTTACTCTAACCGTAAAATTGATATATTTAAATTTTTGTCATGTACTTAG
- a CDS encoding glycosyltransferase family 4 protein, protein MNILFLFCSLPNLSDDKSLFSSLIHEFKHQGHNVFVSAKGQNTSKTELVEENGIPVIRIHSQDFTGVSNNFKKALGYIEYSIKQVYYTKKKLRNQKIDLIISHSLPPEIGLIIGNLKKHFICPFYLIHTDFTWQDAVAYGYFGKNSPIGLYYRYCERRMLKLSNYICVPLKHTVKYICNFYPWLPESRFRVCQFWQKSFEMVKNDESRKKLGLEGKFVAIYGGSVGQAQKIEYMVNLAEAVKNNEMIIFLLLGKGAKLDQIKNMVHNKGLKNFLFLDYMPKLEYLQLLSSCDAGLIILNDIHGSPNFPSKTASYFNLQVPVLAAIDSEKGYGEFLDETQTGLWSISGDIDAFKSNLLKMYNNPTLCSKMKENELNYFRGKMTVEYAYKLINDHIKSSI, encoded by the coding sequence ATGAACATCCTATTTTTATTCTGTTCTCTTCCAAATCTTTCAGATGACAAATCGCTATTCTCATCATTAATACACGAATTCAAACATCAAGGACATAATGTTTTTGTTTCTGCAAAGGGTCAAAATACATCTAAAACCGAATTGGTTGAAGAAAATGGGATACCCGTTATTCGCATTCATTCGCAAGATTTCACAGGCGTAAGTAACAATTTCAAAAAGGCACTGGGATATATTGAATATTCCATTAAACAAGTATATTATACAAAAAAAAAACTAAGAAATCAGAAAATTGATTTAATTATATCTCACTCACTACCGCCAGAAATTGGATTAATTATTGGAAATCTGAAAAAGCACTTCATATGTCCGTTCTACTTGATTCATACAGATTTTACTTGGCAAGATGCTGTGGCATATGGTTATTTTGGCAAAAATAGCCCTATTGGCCTTTATTATCGTTACTGCGAAAGACGAATGCTCAAATTATCGAACTATATATGTGTACCACTTAAACATACAGTTAAGTATATATGCAATTTCTATCCATGGCTTCCTGAGAGCCGTTTCCGAGTTTGTCAGTTCTGGCAAAAATCTTTTGAAATGGTAAAAAATGATGAATCTCGTAAGAAACTTGGTCTTGAGGGTAAGTTTGTGGCCATTTACGGTGGTTCTGTAGGCCAGGCTCAAAAAATTGAATACATGGTTAACCTGGCTGAAGCGGTTAAAAACAATGAAATGATTATATTCTTGTTACTTGGCAAGGGTGCAAAATTAGATCAAATAAAGAATATGGTACACAACAAGGGACTTAAGAATTTCCTTTTTCTTGACTATATGCCAAAGCTAGAATATTTGCAATTACTATCCTCTTGTGATGCAGGTCTTATCATACTCAATGATATTCACGGTTCTCCTAACTTTCCTAGCAAAACTGCATCATACTTTAATTTGCAGGTACCAGTGCTAGCTGCAATTGATAGTGAGAAAGGTTACGGTGAATTCCTTGACGAAACTCAGACCGGATTATGGTCTATAAGTGGTGATATAGATGCTTTTAAATCTAATCTGCTCAAGATGTATAATAATCCAACGCTTTGCTCTAAGATGAAAGAGAATGAGCTTAATTACTTCCGGGGAAAAATGACTGTAGAATATGCATATAAGCTTATTAATGACCATATTAAATCTAGCATATAA
- a CDS encoding ATP-grasp domain-containing protein: protein MKKKVMVLAGGNDQIALIEELRLFFHGYVEIILVDGSDKVRAIPYADKFLHISTMDKSAVLRAARKEKIAYILTACGDQPLSTMVYVATEMGLPTYLTDQDVRDLTNKRFMKEKMIKSGIPTAKYIYINKNWDGKLPDFDYPLVVKPVDSNGSKGVKKVFSPSGLKQSLKESFQYSLSGDVIIEEYKAGVELSIDLYVEGTSAKLLSITASKKISENKDSFTIVQSFYPAPTDFNEKRVLEICQAIVNAWNLHDTPLLVQMIHNGNQYNVLEFSARMGGGSKYRLIQVLSSVDIMKVYVEMIMGGKPYVTPQKQYNYAIMNYVYCYPGIFKSIEGIDTLMSDGIILDFFNYRVSGSLIEKSNTSSDRVAGFVVVGASKKEVEKKLEKANKALKVLNDEGNDIMRHDLLS, encoded by the coding sequence ATGAAAAAGAAAGTGATGGTGCTAGCTGGTGGGAACGACCAGATTGCGTTAATAGAAGAACTTAGACTTTTTTTCCATGGCTATGTCGAAATAATACTTGTTGATGGTTCCGACAAAGTACGTGCTATCCCCTATGCCGATAAATTTCTGCATATCAGCACAATGGACAAATCAGCAGTATTACGAGCAGCTCGCAAAGAAAAGATAGCATATATATTGACAGCATGTGGTGATCAGCCTCTATCAACTATGGTATATGTTGCAACAGAAATGGGTCTGCCCACATACTTAACAGATCAAGATGTGCGTGACTTGACCAATAAACGATTTATGAAGGAAAAGATGATCAAGTCTGGTATACCAACAGCCAAGTATATTTATATTAATAAAAATTGGGATGGAAAACTCCCTGACTTTGATTATCCCCTAGTTGTAAAACCAGTAGATAGCAATGGCTCCAAAGGAGTAAAAAAGGTTTTTTCGCCTTCAGGGCTTAAACAGTCACTTAAAGAATCTTTCCAATATTCTTTATCTGGAGATGTTATCATTGAGGAATATAAAGCTGGAGTAGAGTTATCGATTGATTTATATGTTGAAGGGACATCTGCAAAACTTCTTTCTATCACAGCATCTAAAAAGATATCTGAGAATAAGGATTCCTTTACTATTGTTCAAAGTTTTTATCCAGCACCAACTGATTTCAATGAAAAAAGGGTACTCGAAATATGTCAGGCAATTGTAAATGCCTGGAATCTTCATGACACTCCACTTCTTGTACAAATGATCCATAATGGAAATCAATACAATGTTCTGGAATTTAGTGCTCGCATGGGAGGTGGATCAAAATATCGGCTTATACAGGTTTTGTCAAGTGTTGACATTATGAAAGTTTATGTTGAAATGATTATGGGGGGGAAACCTTACGTTACACCACAAAAACAGTATAATTATGCTATTATGAACTATGTATACTGCTATCCGGGTATTTTCAAATCTATTGAAGGAATTGACACATTAATGTCTGATGGAATTATTCTCGACTTCTTTAATTACAGAGTATCTGGATCATTAATTGAAAAGTCAAACACAAGTAGTGATAGGGTAGCTGGCTTTGTAGTTGTAGGCGCATCTAAAAAAGAAGTTGAAAAGAAATTAGAAAAAGCTAATAAAGCACTAAAAGTATTAAACGATGAAGGTAATGATATTATGCGGCATGATTTACTATCATAG
- a CDS encoding polysaccharide deacetylase family protein, translating to MNILTFDIEEWYTYKGIGSDLETSNRLEGYLDIFLDLFCAQDICATFFVLGAIVRSHPHIIKKIHDAGHEIGCHSDVHRWLTEFNEAQFEEDTHRAISSIEDVIGTKVLCYRAPAFSITPQNKWALEILHKNGIEYDCSIFPASRDFGGFACFSADTPSIIEYAGIEMKEFPMGVTTILGKKIAYSGGGYFRLLPYSKIKSIISARDYNMTYFHLRDFDKEQSRQLTLRYFKNYYGINSAMDKFDNLISDFNFINIAQANDRIYWPTVPVIKL from the coding sequence ATGAACATACTAACATTCGACATTGAAGAGTGGTACACTTACAAAGGTATTGGATCCGATTTGGAAACATCTAATCGTTTGGAGGGGTATTTGGATATTTTCTTGGATCTGTTTTGTGCTCAGGATATTTGTGCGACATTCTTTGTTTTGGGAGCAATTGTTCGTAGCCATCCACACATTATCAAAAAAATCCATGATGCCGGGCATGAAATCGGGTGCCATTCCGATGTACACAGATGGCTTACCGAGTTCAATGAAGCTCAGTTCGAAGAGGATACTCATAGGGCTATTTCTTCTATCGAAGATGTTATTGGCACCAAGGTTTTGTGTTACCGGGCCCCTGCTTTTTCGATTACCCCACAAAACAAATGGGCTTTAGAGATTCTGCATAAAAACGGTATAGAATATGACTGCTCAATATTTCCTGCCAGCAGGGATTTTGGTGGATTTGCCTGTTTCTCTGCCGACACTCCTTCCATAATTGAGTATGCTGGAATAGAGATGAAGGAGTTTCCTATGGGAGTAACTACTATCTTGGGTAAAAAAATTGCTTATTCCGGTGGGGGATACTTTAGACTACTACCCTACTCCAAAATAAAAAGCATTATCTCTGCACGTGACTACAATATGACCTATTTCCACCTTCGTGATTTCGATAAGGAACAGTCCCGGCAACTTACACTGAGATATTTCAAAAACTATTACGGCATCAACTCGGCAATGGACAAGTTCGATAACCTGATCTCTGACTTCAACTTTATAAACATAGCCCAAGCAAACGACAGAATCTACTGGCCCACGGTTCCGGTAATCAAGTTATAG